One Leucobacter muris DNA segment encodes these proteins:
- the recO gene encoding DNA repair protein RecO produces the protein MPLYREEGVVLRTHKLGEADRIVTLLTRGRGLLRAVAKGVRRTSSKFGARLEPFMVADIQCFEGRTLDTITQAETLGAYGPAISSDYDRYRAGSVMVETAERLAEGAPSREQYALLVGALRTLAAAKIPADLVRDGYLLRAMSLAGWTPGFDACVNCGAPGPHTAVAVQLGGVTCENCRLPGSPRLDPGSVSLLAALLAGDWDAALASGERERGQAAGIAAAYTQFHLERGLRAFGSSRQ, from the coding sequence GTGCCCCTCTACCGCGAAGAAGGCGTCGTGCTGCGCACCCACAAGCTGGGCGAGGCCGACCGCATCGTCACGCTGCTCACGCGCGGACGGGGCCTGCTGCGCGCCGTCGCGAAGGGCGTGCGCCGCACCTCGTCGAAGTTCGGTGCGCGGCTCGAGCCCTTCATGGTGGCCGACATCCAGTGCTTCGAGGGGCGCACGCTCGACACCATCACGCAGGCCGAGACGCTGGGCGCCTACGGGCCCGCGATCAGCTCCGACTACGATCGCTACCGCGCGGGCAGCGTGATGGTCGAGACCGCCGAGCGCCTGGCCGAGGGGGCCCCGTCGCGCGAGCAGTACGCGCTGCTGGTGGGGGCGCTGCGCACGCTCGCCGCGGCGAAGATCCCGGCCGATCTCGTGCGCGACGGCTACCTGCTGCGGGCGATGAGCCTCGCGGGGTGGACGCCCGGTTTCGACGCGTGCGTGAACTGCGGCGCCCCCGGGCCGCACACCGCGGTCGCGGTGCAGCTCGGCGGGGTGACCTGCGAGAACTGCCGGCTGCCGGGCTCGCCGCGGCTCGATCCGGGCTCGGTCTCGCTGCTCGCCGCGCTGCTCGCCGGAGACTGGGACGCCGCGCTCGCGAGCGGAGAGCGGGAGCGCGGCCAGGCGGCCGGGATCGCGGCGGCCTACACGCAGTTCCACCTCGAGCGCGGGCTGCGGGCGTTCGGATCCTCGCGCCAATAG
- a CDS encoding deoxyguanosinetriphosphate triphosphohydrolase, whose protein sequence is MADPALPAGYAAVDAERFVPEHHGGHRSDFARDRARVLHSSGWRRLAAKTQVLSPTAGVDFARNRLTHSLEVAQIGRELAVALGVSQDVVDTACLAHDLGHPPFGHNGEKALNEWMTGFGGFEGNAQTLRILTRLEPKHFAPDGESVGLNLTRATLDASCKYPWALSEAEPGSAKFGYFADDAPVFEWLRLDAPQRRKCVEAQVMDLSDDIAYSVHDFEDAIVAEHIDPQFLTARSGHGALIRAVAEWAGGSFDADELGAAFDRMSESENWLTRWDGSRRDQAKLKNFTSDMIGRFARVAIGATLEEADGRPLARYGADVVVPREIRAEIAVLKGVVAAFVMQSGRRQPTYRRQRGLLIELLHTLWETGAHELEPAYAADLRAAPDEATARRAVVDQVASLTDQSAIAWYKRLCDAPLA, encoded by the coding sequence GTGGCTGATCCCGCGCTCCCGGCGGGCTACGCGGCCGTCGACGCCGAGCGCTTCGTGCCCGAGCATCACGGCGGCCACCGCAGCGACTTCGCCCGGGATCGGGCACGCGTGCTGCACTCGAGCGGGTGGCGGCGCCTCGCAGCGAAGACGCAGGTGCTGAGCCCGACCGCCGGCGTCGACTTCGCGCGCAACCGCCTCACGCACTCGCTCGAGGTGGCGCAGATCGGCCGCGAGCTGGCGGTCGCCCTCGGCGTCTCGCAGGACGTCGTCGACACGGCCTGCCTCGCGCACGACCTCGGGCACCCGCCGTTCGGCCACAACGGCGAGAAGGCTCTGAACGAGTGGATGACCGGCTTCGGCGGTTTCGAGGGCAACGCGCAGACGCTGCGCATCCTCACCCGCCTCGAGCCGAAGCACTTCGCGCCCGATGGCGAGAGCGTGGGCCTCAACCTGACGCGCGCCACGCTCGACGCGAGCTGCAAGTACCCGTGGGCGCTCTCCGAGGCCGAACCGGGCAGCGCGAAGTTCGGCTACTTCGCCGACGACGCTCCGGTGTTCGAGTGGCTGCGGCTGGACGCGCCCCAGCGCCGCAAGTGCGTGGAGGCGCAGGTGATGGATCTCTCCGACGACATCGCCTACTCGGTGCACGACTTCGAGGACGCGATCGTGGCCGAGCACATCGATCCGCAGTTCCTCACCGCCCGTTCCGGGCACGGCGCGCTCATCCGCGCCGTCGCGGAGTGGGCGGGGGGCAGCTTCGACGCCGACGAGCTGGGAGCCGCGTTCGACCGCATGTCCGAGAGCGAGAACTGGCTCACCCGCTGGGACGGCTCCCGGCGCGATCAGGCCAAGCTCAAGAACTTCACGAGCGACATGATCGGCCGTTTCGCCCGCGTCGCGATCGGCGCGACGCTCGAGGAAGCCGACGGGCGCCCGCTCGCGCGCTACGGCGCCGACGTGGTCGTGCCGCGCGAGATCCGAGCCGAGATCGCGGTGCTCAAGGGTGTGGTCGCCGCGTTCGTGATGCAGAGCGGCCGTCGCCAGCCGACCTACCGCCGCCAGCGCGGCCTGCTGATCGAGCTGCTGCACACCCTGTGGGAGACCGGCGCGCACGAACTCGAGCCCGCCTACGCCGCGGATCTCCGCGCCGCGCCCGACGAGGCGACCGCCAGGCGCGCCGTGGTCGATCAGGTGGCCTCGCTCACCGACCAGTCGGCGATCGCCTGGTACAAGCGCCTGTGCGACGCGCCCCTGGCCTAG
- the ruvC gene encoding crossover junction endodeoxyribonuclease RuvC has translation MRIIGIDPGLTRCGVGIVTAGASRKVAFEHVEVLRSAADRPLPERIHRIGSSIERLLDGEKPAGIALERVFAQDNVASVMGVAQISGVVMYLAEERGIPVALYTPNEVKAQVTGYGSADKAQVTTMVTRLLGLAAPPKPADAADALALAITHAWHLGRGGAATRMERFDRSAAAPGGETPAQRAWREAESKLGRRRGARS, from the coding sequence ATGCGCATTATCGGCATCGACCCGGGCCTGACCCGCTGCGGCGTCGGCATCGTGACCGCCGGCGCCTCGCGCAAGGTGGCCTTCGAGCACGTCGAGGTGCTGCGCAGCGCCGCCGACAGGCCGCTGCCCGAGAGGATCCACCGCATCGGCTCGAGCATCGAGCGGCTGCTCGACGGCGAGAAGCCGGCGGGCATCGCCCTGGAGCGCGTGTTCGCGCAGGACAACGTGGCGAGTGTGATGGGCGTCGCGCAGATCAGCGGCGTGGTCATGTATCTCGCCGAGGAGCGCGGGATCCCGGTCGCCCTCTACACCCCGAACGAGGTCAAGGCGCAGGTGACCGGCTACGGCAGCGCCGACAAGGCGCAGGTGACGACCATGGTCACGCGGTTGCTCGGGTTGGCGGCCCCGCCGAAACCCGCCGACGCGGCCGACGCGCTCGCACTCGCGATCACCCACGCCTGGCACCTGGGCCGTGGCGGGGCCGCGACGCGCATGGAGCGCTTCGATCGCTCGGCCGCGGCGCCGGGGGGCGAGACGCCGGCGCAGCGCGCGTGGCGCGAAGCCGAGTCGAAGCTCGGACGACGGCGCGGCGCGCGGTCCTGA
- the dusB gene encoding tRNA dihydrouridine synthase DusB, giving the protein MTSQTLTGSRLRIGPLELDVPVVLAPMAGITNTAFRRLCREYGAGLYVSEMITSRALVERTPASLRLIKHHESETPRSIQLYGVDPKTVSEAVRFLVDQDLADHIDLNFGCPVPKVTRKGGGSALPWKSDLFDAIVTGAVQAAGDIPLTVKMRKGIDPDHLTYLDAARAAEQAGVAAIALHGRTANEFYSGHADWDAIATLKQTITSVPILGNGDIWSAEDAIRMVRETGCDGVVVGRGCLGRPWLFGDLAAAFRAEAGEISREEAEASMARPPLGFVMDAMRRHTELLVEFFDGEEDRACRDIRKHVAWYYKGYGVGGDTRRALAAVESLEQMDEIFATMDASMPYPGEGAEGQRGRAGSPKRVHLPDGWLDSRTTDSAARAVVAEAERTDGGSDGG; this is encoded by the coding sequence ATGACTTCCCAGACTCTGACCGGCTCGCGCCTGCGCATCGGCCCGCTCGAACTCGACGTGCCCGTGGTGCTCGCGCCCATGGCCGGCATCACGAACACCGCTTTCCGCCGACTCTGCCGCGAGTACGGCGCGGGTCTGTACGTGAGCGAGATGATCACGAGCCGCGCCCTCGTCGAGCGCACGCCCGCGTCGCTGCGCCTCATCAAGCACCACGAGAGCGAGACGCCCCGCTCGATCCAGCTCTACGGGGTCGATCCGAAGACGGTGTCCGAGGCGGTGCGCTTCCTCGTCGATCAGGATCTCGCCGACCACATCGACCTCAACTTCGGCTGCCCCGTGCCCAAGGTGACCCGCAAGGGCGGCGGCTCCGCCCTGCCGTGGAAGAGCGACCTCTTCGACGCGATCGTCACGGGCGCCGTGCAGGCCGCGGGCGACATTCCGCTCACCGTCAAGATGCGCAAGGGCATCGACCCCGATCACCTCACCTACCTCGACGCGGCGAGGGCGGCGGAGCAGGCGGGCGTGGCGGCGATAGCGCTGCACGGCCGCACCGCCAACGAGTTCTACTCGGGGCACGCCGACTGGGATGCGATCGCGACGCTCAAGCAGACGATCACTAGCGTGCCGATCCTCGGCAACGGCGACATCTGGTCCGCCGAGGACGCGATCCGCATGGTGCGCGAGACCGGCTGCGACGGCGTCGTGGTCGGCCGCGGCTGCCTGGGGCGGCCGTGGCTGTTCGGCGATCTGGCCGCCGCGTTCCGCGCCGAGGCGGGCGAGATCAGCCGCGAAGAGGCCGAGGCCTCGATGGCGCGGCCGCCGCTCGGTTTCGTGATGGACGCGATGCGTCGCCATACCGAACTGCTCGTCGAGTTCTTCGACGGCGAAGAAGATCGCGCCTGCCGCGACATCCGCAAGCACGTCGCGTGGTACTACAAGGGCTACGGGGTGGGCGGCGACACCCGCCGAGCTCTCGCGGCCGTCGAGTCGCTCGAGCAGATGGACGAGATCTTCGCGACGATGGACGCCTCGATGCCCTACCCGGGCGAGGGCGCCGAGGGGCAGCGCGGCCGGGCGGGCAGCCCCAAGCGCGTCCACCTGCCCGACGGCTGGCTCGACAGCCGCACGACCGACAGCGCCGCCCGCGCGGTCGTCGCCGAGGCCGAGCGCACCGACGGGGGATCCGACGGTGGCTGA
- a CDS encoding 2,3-butanediol dehydrogenase yields the protein MKAARFHGRKDIRIEEVPEPELRPGAVAIDVAWCGICGTDLHEYLDGPIFCPAPGHPHPLSHEESPVTLGHEFSGTVSALGEGVADLAVGDSVVVEPYFVCDECGPCRAGNYHLCEKMGFIGLAGGGGGLSEKIVVDRRWVHPIGDIPLDQAALIEPLSVAHHAVRRSDASAGDVALVGGAGPIGLLVAAVLKAEGVTVIMSELSDARKAKARETGVADHVIDPSQEDLIARVREITGGFGADVAFECTSVNAVLDQLFDAVKPTGVIVNVSIWGKPAQLDMQKLVLKEIDLRGTIAYVRDHAATIKLVQEGKVDLEPFITGRIALDDLIDEGFDTLINRNETAVKIIVHP from the coding sequence ATGAAAGCCGCACGCTTCCACGGACGCAAGGACATTCGGATCGAGGAGGTACCGGAGCCGGAGCTGCGGCCGGGCGCCGTAGCCATCGACGTGGCCTGGTGCGGCATCTGCGGCACCGACCTGCACGAGTACCTCGACGGCCCAATCTTCTGCCCCGCGCCGGGCCATCCGCACCCGCTGTCGCACGAGGAGTCGCCCGTCACCCTCGGTCACGAGTTCTCGGGCACGGTGAGCGCCCTCGGCGAAGGGGTCGCCGATCTCGCCGTCGGAGACTCGGTCGTGGTCGAGCCGTACTTCGTGTGCGACGAGTGCGGCCCCTGCCGGGCCGGCAACTACCACCTGTGCGAGAAGATGGGCTTCATCGGCCTCGCGGGCGGCGGGGGCGGCCTGAGCGAGAAGATCGTGGTGGATCGCCGCTGGGTGCACCCGATCGGCGACATCCCGCTCGACCAGGCGGCGCTCATCGAGCCGCTGTCGGTCGCGCACCACGCGGTTCGCCGCTCGGACGCGAGCGCCGGCGATGTCGCGCTCGTGGGCGGCGCCGGCCCGATCGGGCTGCTCGTGGCCGCGGTGCTCAAGGCCGAGGGTGTGACCGTCATCATGAGCGAGCTGAGCGACGCCCGCAAGGCGAAGGCGCGCGAGACCGGCGTGGCCGATCACGTCATCGATCCCTCGCAAGAGGATCTCATCGCCCGCGTGCGCGAGATCACCGGGGGCTTCGGCGCCGACGTGGCGTTCGAGTGCACCAGCGTCAACGCGGTGCTCGATCAGCTGTTCGACGCGGTGAAGCCGACCGGCGTGATCGTGAACGTCTCGATCTGGGGCAAGCCCGCCCAGCTCGACATGCAGAAGCTCGTGCTCAAGGAGATCGACCTGCGCGGCACGATCGCGTACGTGCGCGACCACGCCGCGACGATCAAACTCGTGCAGGAGGGCAAGGTGGATCTCGAGCCGTTCATCACGGGCCGCATCGCCCTCGACGACCTGATCGACGAGGGTTTCGACACCCTCATCAATCGCAACGAGACCGCGGTGAAGATCATCGTGCACCCGTAG
- a CDS encoding isoprenyl transferase, with amino-acid sequence MHHAPDSLVPVDWTGEQPPAFAGPAPQHVAIVMDGNGRWANRRGLPRVEGHRMGEQALLDVVAGAIQAGVKHLSVYAFSTENWRRSPDEVRFLMGFNRDVLRRRRAQLDAWNVRMRWAGRRPRLWGSVISELKASERATAQNTGLTLTMCVNYGGRNELTDAVRAVAAEVEAGRLSSRGITERTIERHLYVPELPDVDLFLRSSGEQRISNFMLWQSAYAEMVFLDTLWPDFGRRELWRAIQIYHARDRRFGGAVDQPTAEG; translated from the coding sequence ATGCATCACGCCCCCGACAGCCTCGTCCCGGTCGACTGGACCGGCGAGCAGCCGCCCGCGTTCGCCGGACCCGCTCCGCAGCACGTCGCGATCGTCATGGACGGCAACGGGCGATGGGCGAACCGTCGGGGGCTGCCCCGCGTCGAGGGGCACCGCATGGGGGAGCAGGCGCTGCTCGACGTGGTGGCCGGCGCGATCCAGGCGGGCGTGAAGCACCTGAGCGTGTACGCGTTCTCGACCGAGAACTGGCGCCGTTCGCCCGACGAGGTGCGCTTCCTGATGGGCTTCAACCGCGACGTGCTGCGCCGCCGCCGCGCCCAGCTCGACGCGTGGAACGTGCGCATGCGCTGGGCCGGCCGCAGACCCAGGCTCTGGGGGTCGGTGATCAGCGAGTTGAAGGCGTCCGAGCGCGCGACGGCCCAGAACACCGGCCTCACGCTCACCATGTGCGTCAACTACGGGGGCCGCAACGAGCTCACCGACGCGGTGCGGGCGGTCGCGGCGGAGGTCGAGGCGGGGCGGCTGAGCTCGCGCGGCATCACGGAGCGCACGATCGAGCGCCACCTCTACGTGCCGGAGTTGCCGGACGTGGATCTGTTCCTGCGCAGCTCGGGGGAGCAGCGCATCAGCAACTTCATGCTGTGGCAGTCGGCGTACGCCGAGATGGTGTTCCTCGACACGCTCTGGCCGGATTTCGGGCGGCGGGAGCTGTGGCGCGCGATCCAGATCTATCACGCGCGCGACCGCCGCTTCGGCGGCGCCGTCGACCAGCCGACCGCGGAGGGCTGA
- a CDS encoding trimeric intracellular cation channel family protein, whose product MLLPRVFRRLDPFISLLDAIGIGMFGAIGTTKALAMGLPIVPSLFIGVVSAVGGGALRDVMLNLPIAVMHVGSLYAVASLVGCRCSPCCWPSTCRS is encoded by the coding sequence ATGCTGCTGCCCCGCGTGTTCCGCCGCCTCGACCCGTTCATCTCGCTGCTCGACGCGATCGGCATCGGCATGTTCGGCGCCATCGGCACCACGAAGGCGCTCGCGATGGGGTTGCCGATCGTGCCCTCCCTCTTCATCGGCGTGGTCTCCGCCGTCGGCGGCGGCGCGCTGCGCGACGTGATGCTCAACCTGCCGATCGCCGTGATGCACGTCGGGTCGCTCTACGCGGTCGCGAGCCTGGTGGGGTGTCGGTGCTCACCGTGCTGCTGGCCTTCGACGTGCCGGTCGTGA